GGCCGCCTCGCGCCGGGTAAGGCGTGCCGCGGATTTGCCAAAGTAATGGCGTGCCGCGGCTTCGGCGCCAAAGATGCCCCTGCCCCACTCCGCCACATTGAGATACAGCTCCAGAATGCGATCCTTGCTCAGCCACAGCTCCAGGCGCAGGGTCATGATGGCTTCCTTGAGCTTGCGGCGCAGGGAGCGCTCGGGGCTGAACCAGAGATTCTTGGCAAGCTGCTGGGTGATGCTGCTGCCGCCGGCAGTCAGGCGCTTGCGTTTCCAGTCCCGGCGCAGGGCATCCAGCATGCCCTGGATGTCAAAACCGTGATGCGTGTAGAAGCGGTCATCCTCGGCAGCCACCACTGCCTTGCGCAGCCACGGCGAGATGCGCTCCAGCGGCACCCACTGCTGGCGGACGCGCCATTGCTGGCGGGGGGTGGACGTGAGGGCGGCCTCCCGCCGCCAGGCCATCATGGCCGTTTCTTTCGGGGCAAAGTGCGTAAGGTGCAGCACGGGCGGCAGGGCCACATAGCGGGCCGTGTCCAGCACAAAGAGGACCAGAAGCCAGCAGAACAGCGTCCGCAGGGGGCGGAGCCGCACATGCTGCCCGTAGCGGCGAAAGGTTTCGCGCCAGCCCGTGTGTTCTGTTGCCATGCAGGGATCGCTTTTTCGGAAGTCTGGGCGGTCATCGGCCTCCGGCAGCCCTGCGGCGGGCAGGACCGTTGCCGGGAGCGATGGAGGAGAAAAGCAAGAAGCCCAGGAGAAACCTGGGCTTCCTTTCTTTCTGGTAGCAAGGGAGGGATTTGAACCCCCGACACTGCGGGTATGAACCGCATGCTCTGACCAACTGAGCTACCTTGCCATGATGGCGTCGCGTAACGCAGGGATGTATCTATCCAAAAACATGCCCGCTGGCAAGTCTTTTTTCCGCCCGGAGGAAAATTTTTTCAGTTCACCATGAAGTAGTAGATGAACGGCGCCAGCAGCAGACGGTAGACGGCAAAGGGCACAAGGGTCACCCGCCCCACCAGCGCCACAAAGGCCTTGATGGCAATGAGTGCAGACACAAAGGCGCCCACCATGCCCACGGCAAAGAAGGGAATATCCGCTGCCGTGAACAGATGCCAGCTTTTGAGCATGTCATAGCCGGTGGCGGCAATCATGATGGGCACGGCGGCAATGAAGGAATATTCGGCAGCCACATTGCGCCGCGCCCCCAGAATCATGCCCCCCATGAT
This DNA window, taken from uncultured Desulfovibrio sp., encodes the following:
- the mtgA gene encoding monofunctional biosynthetic peptidoglycan transglycosylase yields the protein MATEHTGWRETFRRYGQHVRLRPLRTLFCWLLVLFVLDTARYVALPPVLHLTHFAPKETAMMAWRREAALTSTPRQQWRVRQQWVPLERISPWLRKAVVAAEDDRFYTHHGFDIQGMLDALRRDWKRKRLTAGGSSITQQLAKNLWFSPERSLRRKLKEAIMTLRLELWLSKDRILELYLNVAEWGRGIFGAEAAARHYFGKSAARLTRREAAQLAVMLPSPLTRSPRSPIVRRLSNRLLQRLH